From the genome of Pelobacter propionicus DSM 2379, one region includes:
- a CDS encoding YkgJ family cysteine cluster protein codes for MSDTFDDDQQWDSLCKQCGRCCFEKLEDSRGRIIYTQTACRYLDVITRRCKIFERRFEINPHCVKLTPELVPQLHWLPPDCGYCPKPEKFTRKASRDRRKRGRGK; via the coding sequence ATGAGCGATACTTTTGATGACGACCAGCAGTGGGATTCCCTCTGCAAGCAGTGCGGCCGCTGCTGCTTCGAAAAACTGGAGGATAGCAGGGGCAGGATCATCTACACCCAGACCGCCTGCCGCTATCTGGACGTGATCACCCGCCGGTGCAAGATCTTTGAGCGCCGCTTCGAGATCAATCCCCACTGCGTCAAGCTTACCCCCGAACTGGTGCCCCAGTTGCACTGGCTCCCCCCGGACTGCGGTTATTGTCCGAAACCGGAAAAGTTTACCCGAAAAGCCAGCCGCGATCGCCGGAAACGGGGCAGGGGGAAATAG
- a CDS encoding HD domain-containing phosphohydrolase, with protein MNENILIVDDELLVRELLTTALTYEGFTCHTATNVDEAFGIMDVQQMDLVISDIMMPGRSGMELLRDLKQIDEDIAVLMITGLTDTQTALECISLGADDYIAKPFSITRVILTVRNLIERRQLALEKKKNQASLESRVMAQTEQVRSTMFELQSAYNDTLTALVKALDAREKEAGSHSERVMNYSKLLAARMGVDAHRREQLAKGALLHDIGKIGITDKTLLKPSELNEQEWREIHRHPQVGYDILSQIRFLKAPAEIILNHHERFDGRGYPNGLKGEEIPIGARIFALVDTLDAMTSDRPYRGALPFDSVTDEVTRCRGSQFDPDIADLFLSIPRCEWEECNDKRLL; from the coding sequence ATGAATGAAAACATACTGATAGTGGATGATGAACTACTGGTCAGGGAACTGCTCACAACGGCGCTGACCTACGAGGGCTTCACCTGCCATACTGCAACGAATGTGGACGAGGCCTTCGGCATCATGGACGTGCAGCAGATGGATCTGGTCATATCGGACATCATGATGCCGGGCAGAAGTGGCATGGAGCTGCTCAGGGATCTGAAGCAGATCGACGAGGACATAGCCGTGCTGATGATCACGGGACTGACCGACACCCAAACCGCCCTGGAATGCATCAGCCTGGGGGCTGACGACTATATCGCCAAACCCTTCAGCATCACCAGGGTCATACTGACGGTCAGAAACCTGATCGAGCGCCGACAACTTGCCCTGGAAAAAAAAAAGAACCAGGCCAGCCTGGAATCCAGGGTAATGGCCCAGACCGAGCAGGTGCGAAGCACCATGTTCGAACTCCAGAGTGCGTATAACGACACCTTGACGGCGCTGGTCAAGGCGCTTGATGCCCGGGAGAAGGAAGCCGGTTCACATTCGGAACGGGTGATGAACTATTCCAAGCTGCTTGCGGCCAGAATGGGAGTTGATGCGCACAGGCGGGAGCAACTGGCCAAGGGCGCTCTGCTGCACGACATCGGCAAGATCGGCATCACCGACAAAACCCTGCTCAAGCCGAGCGAATTGAATGAACAGGAATGGCGCGAAATACACCGCCACCCCCAGGTCGGCTACGACATCCTGTCCCAGATACGTTTCCTCAAGGCGCCAGCAGAGATCATCCTCAACCACCACGAGCGCTTCGACGGCAGAGGCTATCCCAACGGCCTCAAGGGGGAAGAAATTCCCATCGGCGCCCGCATCTTTGCGCTGGTGGATACCCTGGACGCCATGACAAGCGACCGCCCCTATCGCGGGGCACTTCCCTTCGACAGCGTTACCGACGAGGTCACCAGATGCCGCGGCAGCCAGTTCGACCCGGATATTGCCGATCTGTTCCTCTCCATCCCGCGCTGCGAGTGGGAGGAGTGCAACGACAAGAGGTTACTCTGA
- a CDS encoding DNA internalization-related competence protein ComEC/Rec2, giving the protein MAEGKHPLLMPFLALSTGLVLGDRYALSLPVSAVAAAFLALLLSCFVRHRLVQGSCTFLFFLVWGLYVLPLWTTPPEAERSILRYERRGAVVVEGVIRSLPMVAGTPGGSSTRFVLETSGVVRDGRLAPASGRLMVYVRSGEVSPGRGDLVRLLMRISTPHLLGLPGEFDFGRYLAHQGIVASASVARADDLLLMRGGVQDRLVASVDRQARLMGDFIRACLPDQRVSSVVAALLIGDQRRIADDLSRAYTRAGVSHILSISGFHVGILAFVVAQAVLLIATRFETLALRFNLRRVALLSSLPAMLLYLLLTGVAPATARSVVMLALFVLALYVERETDPVNALLVSAMMLVVVNPPSLFHISFQLSFLALWGMVLLVPRIMGRFGSIRRGWARSLLRFCAVSCAASIATVVPLLYVFNQASLNGILANFLVVPLLGYGAVLAGFCSLLLVPVCAPLARLFMWATGKLVAVSNRLVEEFARLPLITFGGITALDMLAFLLFMGLATFVRPGRVRTTLCLLTPLLAIAIHFSTPPLADGRLHVTMLSVGQGESLLIRLPPGEAMLVDGGGFPPDSGRDFGERILGPALLRLGVRRIDYMVMTHAHPDHLGGLSFVARTLPVGQFWEPVPGGDGGAYAELRAGLESRGIPRRLLAAGDTLPLPGGVTMAVLSPPVSQRERRGETDDGEMNEQSLVFRLTYGEHSFLFTADAGFATERRMLGQGVELASHLLKVGHHGSRFSTSEEFLARVSPRIALISAGSRNAFGLPSPRTLALLRRRGVAVYRTDLDGTVELVSDGRCLAVGTPWRPN; this is encoded by the coding sequence GTGGCAGAGGGGAAACATCCGCTGCTGATGCCGTTTCTGGCCCTGTCAACCGGGCTCGTTCTAGGGGACAGGTATGCCCTCTCCCTGCCTGTCTCCGCCGTGGCGGCCGCTTTCCTGGCCCTGCTGCTTTCCTGCTTCGTCCGCCACCGCCTGGTCCAGGGTAGCTGCACGTTCCTCTTCTTCCTCGTCTGGGGCCTGTATGTCCTGCCCCTCTGGACGACGCCCCCGGAAGCGGAGCGTTCCATCCTGAGATACGAGAGGCGGGGGGCGGTGGTCGTCGAAGGGGTGATCCGTTCCCTGCCAATGGTTGCCGGCACTCCCGGCGGATCTTCCACCCGCTTCGTGCTGGAGACGTCCGGCGTCGTCCGCGACGGCCGCCTCGCGCCGGCCAGCGGCAGGCTGATGGTCTACGTACGCTCGGGCGAGGTCAGCCCCGGGCGCGGCGACCTGGTCCGTCTGCTGATGCGCATCTCCACTCCCCACCTGCTGGGCTTGCCGGGGGAATTCGATTTCGGCCGCTATCTTGCCCATCAGGGAATCGTGGCCAGCGCCAGTGTGGCCAGGGCGGATGACCTGCTGCTGATGCGGGGCGGCGTGCAGGACCGGCTTGTGGCCAGCGTCGATCGCCAGGCGCGGTTGATGGGCGATTTTATCCGCGCCTGTCTGCCGGACCAGCGGGTTTCGTCGGTGGTGGCCGCGCTTCTGATCGGGGACCAGCGGCGCATAGCGGATGATCTCTCCCGCGCCTATACCCGTGCCGGGGTCAGTCATATCCTCTCCATCTCCGGCTTTCATGTGGGGATTCTGGCCTTCGTCGTTGCCCAGGCTGTCCTCCTGATCGCCACCCGCTTTGAAACGCTGGCCCTGCGCTTCAACCTGCGCCGGGTCGCGTTGCTGTCGTCTCTGCCGGCCATGCTGCTCTACCTGCTTCTGACCGGGGTTGCTCCCGCAACTGCCCGTTCGGTGGTCATGCTGGCGCTCTTCGTGCTGGCCCTGTACGTTGAGCGGGAGACCGATCCGGTCAATGCCCTGCTGGTGTCGGCCATGATGCTGGTGGTGGTGAACCCTCCCTCGCTGTTTCATATCTCGTTCCAGCTCTCCTTCCTGGCGCTGTGGGGGATGGTGCTGCTTGTGCCCCGGATCATGGGACGCTTCGGCTCCATCCGGCGCGGATGGGCGCGGAGCCTGCTGCGCTTCTGCGCCGTTTCCTGCGCCGCGTCCATCGCCACCGTCGTGCCGCTGCTGTACGTCTTTAATCAGGCCTCGCTGAACGGAATCCTGGCCAATTTTCTGGTGGTGCCCCTGCTGGGCTACGGCGCGGTTCTGGCCGGGTTCTGCTCCCTGCTCCTGGTTCCGGTCTGCGCTCCCCTTGCCCGGCTCTTCATGTGGGCTACGGGAAAGCTGGTAGCCGTCTCCAACCGGTTGGTGGAGGAGTTCGCCCGCCTTCCCCTGATCACCTTCGGCGGCATAACCGCCCTGGATATGCTGGCATTTCTGCTGTTCATGGGGCTGGCCACCTTTGTGCGCCCCGGCCGCGTCAGGACGACCCTCTGCCTGCTGACGCCGCTTCTGGCCATCGCGATTCATTTCTCAACGCCTCCCCTGGCCGACGGCCGCCTGCATGTCACCATGCTGAGCGTGGGGCAGGGCGAATCGCTGCTGATCCGTCTTCCCCCGGGGGAGGCCATGCTGGTGGACGGGGGAGGGTTCCCGCCCGACAGCGGCCGGGATTTCGGTGAGCGCATCCTGGGGCCGGCCCTGCTCAGGCTGGGGGTGCGGCGCATCGACTACATGGTCATGACCCACGCCCACCCGGATCACCTGGGCGGTCTCTCCTTCGTGGCCCGGACCCTGCCGGTGGGGCAGTTCTGGGAGCCTGTGCCAGGCGGGGATGGCGGTGCGTACGCCGAGTTGCGGGCCGGTCTGGAATCGCGGGGGATTCCCCGGCGGCTGCTGGCGGCCGGCGACACCCTGCCTCTGCCCGGCGGCGTGACCATGGCGGTGCTCTCTCCCCCGGTTAGCCAGCGGGAACGGCGGGGAGAGACGGACGATGGGGAGATGAATGAACAGTCGCTGGTCTTCCGGCTTACCTATGGAGAGCATTCCTTCCTCTTTACCGCCGATGCCGGCTTTGCCACGGAGCGGCGCATGCTCGGTCAGGGAGTGGAACTGGCAAGCCACCTGCTCAAGGTGGGGCATCACGGCAGCCGCTTCTCCACCTCGGAGGAGTTTCTGGCCCGTGTTTCTCCCAGAATTGCCCTGATTTCAGCGGGCAGCCGCAACGCTTTCGGGCTGCCGTCTCCCCGCACCCTGGCGCTCCTGCGGCGGCGGGGTGTTGCCGTCTACCGCACCGATCTTGACGGCACGGTGGAACTGGTCAGCGATGGAAGGTGCCTGGCCGTCGGCACCCCCTGGCGTCCCAATTGA
- a CDS encoding GGDEF domain-containing protein: MERLQHLIFDAFTREIGTSRGMCLFATETGLELCEVKGVETAVAERCIASVLERLSEDHPDECNSLRISFQGGGDDSGIEAAILIPLRGKGSQRGVVVAFNEPGLGLPELGARKKNILFLLEQSLLALENASSYSLAKDMLFIDDLSGLYNQRYLEVALEREMKRIGRFSSQLAVLFLDMDSFKQVNDTHGHLVGSRVLKEMGTLLRLSVRDVDVVIRYGGDEYTAILVETSPAIAANVAERIRSMVASHVFLADEGYDIRLTCSIGYSCCPEDALTKEELLEMADQAMYTGKGRGKNCVVRFTKTS, encoded by the coding sequence ATGGAGCGTCTTCAGCACCTTATCTTTGATGCCTTCACCCGTGAAATCGGTACCAGCCGCGGCATGTGCCTCTTTGCCACGGAAACTGGCCTGGAGCTGTGCGAGGTCAAGGGAGTCGAGACCGCCGTGGCGGAGCGCTGCATCGCCTCTGTCCTGGAACGACTGTCAGAGGATCACCCTGATGAGTGCAACTCCCTGCGGATAAGCTTCCAGGGCGGTGGCGATGATTCGGGGATCGAGGCGGCAATCCTGATTCCGCTGCGCGGCAAAGGGAGCCAGCGGGGGGTTGTGGTGGCGTTCAACGAGCCGGGGCTGGGCCTTCCCGAATTAGGCGCCAGGAAGAAGAATATCCTCTTCCTGCTGGAACAGTCGCTGCTGGCGCTGGAGAATGCCAGCAGCTATTCCCTGGCAAAGGACATGCTGTTCATCGACGACCTGAGCGGGCTCTACAACCAGCGCTATCTGGAGGTGGCGCTGGAACGGGAGATGAAGCGCATCGGGCGCTTTTCCTCCCAGCTGGCCGTTCTCTTCCTGGATATGGATTCGTTCAAGCAGGTCAACGACACCCATGGGCATCTGGTGGGGAGCCGCGTGCTCAAGGAGATGGGCACGCTTTTGAGGCTGTCGGTGCGCGATGTGGACGTGGTCATCCGCTATGGCGGGGACGAGTACACCGCCATCCTGGTGGAGACATCGCCGGCCATTGCCGCCAATGTCGCCGAGCGTATACGATCCATGGTCGCGTCCCACGTCTTCCTGGCTGACGAGGGGTACGACATCCGTCTGACCTGCAGCATCGGCTATTCCTGCTGCCCCGAAGACGCCCTGACCAAGGAAGAACTGCTGGAGATGGCCGACCAAGCCATGTACACCGGCAAGGGGCGCGGAAAAAACTGCGTTGTCCGCTTCACCAAGACCTCCTGA
- the hisS gene encoding histidine--tRNA ligase: MAITAIKGCNDILPEESGRWQYIEQAARRIFERNGFSEIRVPIMEKTELFCRSIGDTSDIVEKEMYTFTDKGENSVTLRPEGTAGVMRAYIEHKMHAQDPLAKLYYLGPMFRYERPQKGRYRQFHQIGAEVTGVTDPLVDAQVLNMLCAFFHEIGLDEPTLQINSLGCPDCRPAYRAALMEFLQGRLDRLCDDCKRRFTVNPLRTLDCKSAGCAEATKGAPAMLDHLCTACDDHFSSVKRYLDLTGSRYSINPRMVRGLDYYTRTTFELVTGLLGAQSAVAAGGRYDGLISQLGGPSIPGIGFAMGVERVALLLGERDFSRRPDLFIATMGAGQRDKAFCLLTKLQNQGIRVEMDYEGKSLKSQMRRADKLRARFSVVIGENELATGRASFKRMEDGVQNEAALEADDIVTLLA; encoded by the coding sequence ATGGCCATCACGGCAATCAAGGGTTGTAACGATATCCTGCCGGAGGAGTCCGGCAGATGGCAGTACATCGAGCAGGCCGCTCGCCGCATCTTCGAACGCAACGGCTTTTCCGAGATTCGCGTACCGATCATGGAGAAGACCGAGCTGTTCTGCCGCTCCATCGGCGACACCAGCGACATCGTGGAAAAGGAGATGTACACCTTCACCGACAAGGGGGAGAACAGCGTCACCCTGCGTCCCGAGGGAACCGCCGGTGTCATGCGCGCCTACATCGAGCACAAGATGCACGCCCAGGACCCGCTGGCCAAGCTGTACTACCTGGGCCCCATGTTCCGCTACGAGCGCCCCCAGAAGGGGCGCTACCGCCAGTTCCACCAGATTGGCGCCGAGGTCACTGGCGTCACCGACCCGCTGGTGGATGCCCAGGTGCTGAACATGCTCTGCGCCTTTTTTCACGAGATCGGCCTGGACGAGCCGACCCTGCAGATCAACTCCCTGGGCTGCCCCGACTGCCGCCCCGCCTACCGCGCGGCGCTGATGGAGTTTCTTCAGGGGAGGCTGGACCGGCTCTGCGACGACTGCAAGCGGCGCTTCACGGTCAACCCGCTGCGCACCCTGGACTGCAAGTCGGCAGGCTGCGCCGAGGCCACGAAAGGGGCGCCGGCCATGCTGGATCATCTCTGCACCGCCTGCGACGACCACTTCAGCAGCGTCAAGCGCTACCTGGACCTAACCGGCAGCCGCTACAGCATCAACCCGCGCATGGTCAGGGGGCTTGACTACTACACCCGCACCACCTTCGAGCTGGTCACCGGGCTTCTGGGCGCCCAGTCGGCCGTGGCCGCCGGCGGTCGCTACGACGGCCTGATCTCCCAGCTGGGTGGGCCTTCCATCCCCGGCATCGGTTTCGCCATGGGGGTGGAGCGGGTGGCGTTGCTCTTGGGCGAGCGCGACTTCTCCCGCAGACCGGACCTGTTCATCGCCACCATGGGGGCTGGCCAGCGTGACAAGGCCTTCTGCCTGTTGACGAAGCTGCAGAATCAGGGCATCCGAGTGGAGATGGATTACGAAGGGAAGAGCCTGAAGAGCCAGATGCGCCGGGCCGACAAGCTGCGGGCGCGCTTCAGCGTGGTCATCGGAGAGAACGAGCTGGCCACGGGGCGGGCCAGCTTCAAGCGCATGGAGGACGGCGTGCAGAACGAGGCGGCGTTGGAGGCTGACGACATCGTGACGCTGCTCGCCTAG
- a CDS encoding M3 family oligoendopeptidase, which yields MTTADLTWNTALLYPAPDSAELEADLGSFDALAADFRERYFEKIAQLQPSSLLEAVREYEALQVRMAKPFCYAHLLFAADSSNETTLSLSQRCSELGSRLSQQLLFFDLELMNLDDAPFQALCSLPQAAPYVHFLNGIRKFRPYTLKENEERLLTRKNLTGVSAFTRLFDELSASLRYSMELDGQVREFTGEELLSLLHHHDPDVRFRAMTTFLEKHGQNGIVFNAVFNNMALDHGQEMELRGYSSPIQPTNIGNEIPDEAVEHLMAVTEANYGLAQEYFRLKAGLLGMEKIRNCDIYAPLAESRKSYEFDEARDLVVASYGAYDAEFGRIVADFFTERRVDVMPRPGKSGGAFAMGISPQTPPFLLLNFTGTLRDLATIAHEAGHGLHFVLSQKQNMLNYHAPLPLAETASVFGEMLLTRRLLDSESDPLLRKSLLCAKIEDIIATTFRQTVLTRFELRLHTERSKGLLTNDRVSRIWLEENEKLFGNAVEMIPAYSWGWSYISHFIHSRFYCYSYTFAELLVLALFQNYCEKGESFKPGYRSLLESGGALSPTETARLAGIDITAGDFWQKGYDFLGGLIQELKAVL from the coding sequence ATGACCACAGCCGACCTGACCTGGAACACCGCCCTGCTCTACCCCGCCCCCGATTCGGCCGAACTGGAGGCAGACCTGGGCTCCTTCGACGCCCTGGCCGCCGACTTCCGGGAACGCTATTTCGAGAAGATCGCCCAGCTGCAACCCTCTTCCCTGCTGGAGGCGGTGCGGGAATACGAGGCGCTGCAGGTGCGCATGGCAAAGCCGTTCTGCTATGCCCATCTGCTGTTCGCCGCCGATTCGTCCAACGAGACCACCCTCTCCCTCTCCCAGCGCTGCAGCGAGCTGGGCAGCCGCCTCTCCCAGCAGCTGCTCTTCTTCGACCTGGAGCTGATGAACCTGGATGACGCCCCCTTCCAGGCGCTCTGTTCACTCCCCCAGGCGGCGCCCTACGTCCACTTCCTGAACGGCATCCGTAAGTTCCGTCCCTACACCCTGAAGGAGAACGAGGAGCGGCTGCTTACCCGCAAGAACCTGACCGGCGTCAGCGCCTTCACCCGGCTGTTCGACGAGCTCTCCGCCTCCCTGCGCTACTCCATGGAGCTGGATGGCCAGGTGCGAGAGTTCACCGGCGAAGAGCTGCTCTCCCTTTTACACCACCACGACCCCGATGTGCGCTTCCGGGCCATGACCACCTTCCTGGAGAAGCATGGCCAGAACGGCATCGTCTTTAACGCCGTTTTCAACAACATGGCCCTGGACCACGGCCAGGAGATGGAGCTGCGCGGCTACAGTTCGCCGATCCAGCCCACCAACATCGGCAACGAGATCCCGGACGAGGCGGTGGAGCACCTGATGGCGGTCACCGAGGCCAACTACGGCCTGGCCCAGGAGTACTTCCGCCTCAAGGCGGGGCTTTTGGGGATGGAAAAGATCCGCAACTGCGACATCTACGCCCCGCTTGCGGAGTCCAGAAAGAGCTACGAATTCGACGAGGCGCGGGACCTGGTGGTGGCCTCCTACGGCGCCTACGACGCCGAATTCGGCCGTATCGTGGCCGATTTCTTCACGGAGCGACGGGTGGATGTCATGCCGCGCCCCGGCAAGTCCGGTGGCGCCTTCGCCATGGGCATCTCCCCCCAGACGCCGCCATTCCTGCTGCTCAACTTCACCGGCACCCTGCGCGACCTGGCCACCATCGCCCATGAGGCCGGTCACGGCCTGCACTTCGTCCTCTCCCAGAAACAGAACATGCTCAACTACCACGCCCCACTCCCCCTGGCGGAGACAGCCTCGGTGTTCGGGGAGATGCTGTTGACCCGCAGGCTGCTGGACAGCGAGAGCGATCCGCTGCTGCGAAAATCGCTGCTCTGCGCCAAAATAGAGGACATCATCGCCACCACCTTCCGCCAGACCGTGCTGACCCGTTTCGAACTGCGCCTGCACACCGAGCGCAGCAAGGGGCTGCTCACCAACGACCGTGTCTCCCGCATCTGGCTGGAGGAGAACGAAAAGCTGTTCGGCAACGCGGTGGAGATGATCCCGGCCTACAGCTGGGGCTGGAGTTACATCAGCCACTTCATCCACAGCCGCTTCTACTGCTACTCCTACACCTTTGCCGAACTGCTGGTGCTGGCCCTGTTCCAGAATTATTGCGAGAAAGGGGAGAGCTTCAAGCCGGGCTATCGCTCGCTTCTGGAATCCGGTGGCGCCCTCTCCCCGACGGAGACGGCCCGACTGGCAGGCATCGACATCACCGCCGGAGATTTCTGGCAGAAGGGGTATGACTTCCTGGGAGGGTTGATTCAGGAGCTGAAGGCAGTTTTGTAA
- a CDS encoding TonB-dependent receptor plug domain-containing protein, with product MARTILLFGLLSCSPVLVFDDGEELTQLSLEELLQVKIMSVTGSSRYEQEASEAPARVSIIDAAAIRKYGYRTLSEALQGETGINMTYDRNYAYIGYRGFSMPGDYNTRVLVLLDGIRLNDEVYHQAPLGTDFPLDMDLVERIEIIRGPSNSLYGNNAFLLTVNVITTSAKRNGVNVASSVDTRTRVSGRITAEADPRGKDWSLLVSGTLDHAPGNDLYFSAYDDPANNNGRSRDCDYEGNGSFFLKAEKGDLTLLGGFSRRRKGVPTGAFDVVFNDDGNTSWDERSFADLSYTRGNGSGDSLKARTYYNGYFYKERYIYTPADQTFYDYTKSAVLGGELVISRKLPFDNHLVGGIDYHYALLRDQRTKTKADGTTLNLHSPQHSLGVFLQNEWRISPNLLLDAGVRYDYFSPSLHTFNPKAALIYKITDDLVAKYLFGRSFRAPNAYETDYKDSGSNIHDNPDLKEESMLSHELVLEYYHGPGQRLSMTWFHYSIKNLINQAVGSDGTMRFENTDRVRITGFELEREWSWEAWSGRLGYSYQRARDVENDTGLTNSPESLIKAKLSRDFLNRRLTLSGELQYLSQVETLVAGVKGGDYTLLHLTALARNLLVKNLDATISVRNLLNESYTNPGSNDHVETSYPVALIPQDGRTVTFKLEYRF from the coding sequence ATGGCACGGACCATTCTGCTGTTCGGCCTGCTCTCCTGTTCACCGGTCCTTGTCTTTGATGACGGGGAGGAGCTCACCCAGCTTTCCCTGGAGGAACTGCTGCAGGTCAAGATCATGTCCGTCACCGGCAGTTCCCGCTACGAGCAGGAGGCCAGCGAGGCGCCGGCCAGGGTCAGCATCATCGACGCCGCCGCCATCCGAAAATACGGCTACCGCACCCTGTCCGAGGCGTTGCAGGGGGAGACCGGCATCAACATGACCTATGACCGGAATTACGCGTACATCGGCTACCGGGGATTTTCCATGCCGGGGGACTACAACACCCGGGTACTGGTGCTTCTGGACGGCATCAGGCTGAACGACGAGGTGTACCACCAGGCGCCGCTGGGAACGGACTTCCCCCTGGACATGGACCTGGTGGAGCGCATCGAGATCATCCGCGGGCCGAGCAACTCGCTGTACGGCAACAACGCCTTCCTGCTGACGGTGAACGTCATCACCACCTCGGCCAAGAGAAACGGGGTCAACGTCGCCTCTTCGGTGGACACCCGCACCAGGGTAAGCGGACGGATCACCGCCGAGGCAGATCCCCGGGGCAAGGACTGGTCCCTGCTGGTCTCCGGCACCCTCGACCACGCGCCGGGCAACGACCTGTATTTCAGCGCCTACGACGATCCGGCCAACAACAACGGCAGGAGCAGGGACTGCGACTACGAGGGGAACGGCAGCTTCTTCCTCAAGGCCGAGAAGGGCGACCTGACCCTGCTGGGCGGTTTCTCCCGCCGCAGGAAGGGGGTGCCCACCGGCGCCTTTGACGTCGTTTTCAACGATGACGGCAACACTTCCTGGGACGAGCGTTCCTTCGCCGACCTGAGCTACACGAGAGGAAACGGCTCGGGGGATTCCCTGAAGGCGCGCACCTACTACAACGGCTACTTCTATAAGGAACGCTACATCTATACCCCGGCCGACCAGACATTTTACGATTACACCAAAAGCGCCGTGCTGGGGGGAGAGCTGGTGATCAGCAGGAAACTCCCCTTCGACAACCACCTGGTGGGGGGGATCGACTACCACTATGCCCTGCTCAGGGACCAGCGCACAAAGACGAAGGCGGACGGCACCACCCTGAACCTGCACTCCCCCCAGCACAGCCTGGGAGTTTTCCTGCAGAACGAGTGGCGCATTTCCCCCAACCTGCTGCTGGATGCGGGGGTACGCTATGACTACTTCTCCCCCTCCCTGCACACCTTCAACCCCAAGGCGGCCCTGATCTACAAGATCACTGACGACCTGGTTGCCAAGTACCTGTTCGGCAGGTCATTTCGCGCCCCCAACGCTTACGAGACCGACTACAAGGATTCCGGCAGCAACATACACGACAACCCGGATCTGAAAGAGGAGTCCATGCTCAGCCACGAGCTGGTGCTGGAGTACTACCACGGCCCGGGCCAGCGGCTCTCAATGACCTGGTTCCATTACTCCATCAAGAACCTGATCAACCAGGCCGTGGGGAGCGACGGCACCATGCGCTTCGAGAATACGGACAGGGTCAGGATCACCGGCTTCGAACTGGAGCGGGAGTGGAGTTGGGAGGCCTGGTCCGGCAGGCTGGGCTACAGCTATCAACGGGCGCGGGATGTGGAGAACGACACAGGCCTGACCAACTCGCCTGAATCGTTGATCAAGGCGAAACTCTCCCGCGACTTCCTCAACCGCCGCCTGACCCTGTCGGGAGAACTGCAGTACCTGTCCCAGGTGGAAACCCTGGTGGCCGGGGTCAAGGGGGGCGACTACACCCTGCTGCACCTGACCGCCCTGGCCCGCAACCTGCTGGTCAAAAACCTGGACGCGACCATCTCGGTGCGCAACCTGCTTAACGAGAGCTACACCAATCCCGGATCCAACGATCATGTGGAGACCAGCTATCCGGTGGCCCTGATCCCCCAGGATGGCCGCACGGTCACCTTCAAGCTGGAGTACCGCTTCTAG
- a CDS encoding sulfite exporter TauE/SafE family protein, which translates to MLSWLLYLVLGSGAGILAGLLGVGGGLVIVPLLVFAFSGQGFPEAHLLHMALGTSLATIMFTSVASMRAHHSRNAVDWPVVRRISPGIVAGTFLGSWVAAHLTTGFLKIFFTCFMYFVAAQMLLNVSPPAGRRIPGSSGLIGAGSLIGMVSSLVGIGGGTLSVPFLQWCNLPFKTAIGTSAAIGFPIALAGTVGYIVNGLFVPDLPTASLGFIHLPALVGVAAASFLTAPLGARLAHSLPVPKLKKIFALLLIATGTKMLFSLL; encoded by the coding sequence ATGCTGTCGTGGTTGTTGTACCTTGTACTCGGTTCCGGCGCCGGAATCCTGGCCGGTCTGCTGGGGGTGGGGGGAGGGCTGGTGATCGTGCCGCTGCTGGTTTTTGCCTTTAGCGGCCAGGGCTTTCCCGAAGCCCATCTGCTGCACATGGCTTTGGGAACCTCCCTGGCCACCATCATGTTCACCTCCGTGGCCAGCATGCGGGCCCACCATAGCCGCAATGCCGTTGACTGGCCGGTGGTGCGGCGCATCTCACCGGGGATCGTGGCCGGCACCTTCCTTGGTTCCTGGGTGGCGGCCCACCTGACAACCGGCTTCCTGAAGATCTTCTTCACCTGCTTCATGTATTTCGTGGCTGCCCAGATGTTGCTCAATGTCAGTCCGCCGGCCGGCCGCCGGATCCCCGGCAGTTCCGGGCTGATCGGCGCCGGCTCCCTGATAGGCATGGTTTCCAGCCTGGTGGGGATCGGCGGCGGAACCCTGTCGGTGCCCTTTCTGCAGTGGTGCAACCTCCCCTTCAAGACCGCCATCGGCACATCGGCAGCCATCGGCTTTCCCATTGCCCTGGCCGGCACGGTGGGGTATATTGTCAACGGCCTGTTTGTGCCGGACCTTCCCACAGCGAGCCTCGGGTTCATCCACCTCCCGGCCCTGGTCGGAGTGGCCGCGGCCAGTTTCCTGACTGCTCCCCTGGGCGCCAGGCTGGCCCACAGCCTGCCGGTCCCCAAGCTTAAGAAGATCTTCGCGCTGCTGCTGATCGCCACCGGAACCAAGATGCTGTTCAGCCTGCTGTGA